Proteins co-encoded in one Acinetobacter lwoffii genomic window:
- a CDS encoding CTP synthase, translated as MTHFIFVTGGVVSSLGKGISAASVAALLEARGLKVTMVKMDPYINVDPGTMSPFQHGEVFVTEDGAETDLDLGYYERFLRRAKMTKLNNFTSGRVYQDVLNKERRGDYLGGTVQVIPHITDNIKERVLRAGEGYDVAIVEIGGTVGDIESLPFMESVRQLMVELGHKRTMLMHLTLLPYIKSAAELKTKPTQHSVKELLSIGIQPDILICRTEYDVDADTTRKIALFTNVEARAVVVCKDARSIYQIPRTFYEQNVDDLICERFGYNDLPEADLTDWDNVVEALLNPEYTVRVAMVGKYVELPDAYKSVNEALLHAGIQNRVKVQIDYVNAEELESQDVAEVLKDADAILVPGGFGERGTEGKMKAIQFARENGVPFLGICLGMQLAVIEYARNVAGIADATSTEFNRSTKSPLIGLITEWLDERGEVQQRSADSDLGGTMRLGAQKSELVAGTKTAEVYGSEEIIERHRHRYEMNNRYIPVLEEKGMKISGYSPVQHLVETVEIPAHSWFIAVQFHPEFTSSPRDGHPLFAGFIDAAKKQYQKTK; from the coding sequence ATGACCCATTTTATTTTCGTTACTGGTGGTGTAGTTTCATCACTAGGTAAAGGTATTTCAGCTGCTTCTGTTGCTGCACTTTTAGAAGCTCGTGGTTTAAAAGTGACCATGGTAAAAATGGATCCATACATTAATGTCGATCCAGGGACAATGAGCCCATTCCAGCATGGTGAAGTTTTTGTTACAGAAGATGGTGCTGAAACAGACTTAGACTTGGGTTACTACGAACGTTTCTTGCGTCGTGCGAAAATGACCAAACTGAATAACTTCACATCAGGCCGTGTTTATCAGGATGTTCTGAACAAAGAACGCCGTGGTGACTACCTGGGTGGTACTGTGCAAGTTATTCCACACATTACTGACAATATCAAAGAGCGTGTACTTCGTGCAGGCGAAGGTTATGACGTTGCGATCGTAGAGATCGGCGGTACTGTAGGTGACATTGAATCTCTCCCATTCATGGAATCTGTACGTCAGTTAATGGTTGAACTTGGTCATAAACGTACCATGTTAATGCACTTAACGTTACTCCCATACATTAAGTCTGCAGCAGAATTAAAAACCAAACCAACACAGCATTCTGTTAAAGAACTCCTGTCGATTGGTATTCAGCCAGACATTCTCATCTGCCGTACAGAATACGATGTAGATGCAGATACGACGCGTAAGATTGCATTATTTACCAACGTTGAAGCACGTGCCGTTGTGGTATGTAAAGACGCACGTTCGATCTACCAGATTCCACGTACATTCTACGAACAAAATGTTGATGATTTAATCTGTGAACGTTTTGGTTATAACGATCTTCCTGAAGCTGACTTAACAGATTGGGATAACGTTGTAGAAGCACTACTGAACCCTGAATACACCGTACGTGTTGCAATGGTTGGTAAATACGTTGAACTTCCAGATGCATACAAGTCTGTCAACGAAGCACTTCTGCATGCGGGTATTCAAAACCGTGTGAAAGTTCAGATTGACTACGTAAACGCTGAAGAGCTTGAAAGCCAAGATGTAGCAGAAGTATTGAAAGATGCTGATGCGATTCTGGTTCCTGGTGGTTTCGGTGAGCGCGGTACTGAAGGCAAAATGAAGGCGATTCAATTCGCACGTGAGAACGGTGTGCCGTTCCTCGGTATTTGCTTGGGTATGCAGTTGGCTGTGATCGAATACGCACGTAATGTTGCTGGTATTGCAGACGCGACTTCGACTGAATTTAACCGTTCAACCAAATCTCCATTAATTGGTTTAATTACTGAATGGTTAGATGAGCGTGGTGAAGTTCAGCAACGTTCTGCTGATTCTGATCTGGGTGGTACGATGCGTCTTGGCGCGCAAAAATCTGAACTGGTTGCAGGGACTAAAACTGCAGAAGTTTATGGTTCTGAAGAAATCATCGAGCGTCACCGTCACCGTTACGAGATGAACAACCGTTATATCCCAGTGCTGGAAGAAAAAGGCATGAAGATTTCGGGTTATTCTCCGGTACAGCATCTGGTAGAAACTGTTGAAATTCCTGCACATTCTTGGTTTATTGCAGTACAATTCCACCCGGAATTTACCAGCTCGCCACGTGATGGTCACCCGTTGTTTGCAGGTTTCATTGATGCTGCGAAAAAGCAGTACCAAAAAACCAAATAA
- the kdsA gene encoding 3-deoxy-8-phosphooctulonate synthase, giving the protein MSQLKPQEIVRLGDIQMANHLPFVLFGGMNVLESKDLAFEIAETYVDICTRLGIPYVFKASFDKANRSSLNSFRGPGLEKGLEWLADIKKHFNVPIITDVHEPYQAAPVAEVADIIQLPAFLSRQTDLVEAMAKTDAIINIKKAQFLAPHEMRHILHKCLEAGNDKLIICERGSAFGYNNLVVDMLGFDIMKEMNVPVFFDVTHALQTPGGRADSAGGRRAQITTLARAGMATGLAGLFLEAHPDPEKAKCDGPCALRMSQLEPFLAQLKELDTLVKGFEKLDTH; this is encoded by the coding sequence ATGTCGCAATTAAAACCACAAGAAATTGTACGTTTGGGCGATATACAAATGGCAAATCATTTGCCATTTGTATTATTCGGCGGAATGAATGTACTTGAATCTAAAGACCTGGCTTTTGAAATCGCAGAGACTTATGTCGATATCTGCACACGTTTGGGCATTCCTTATGTGTTCAAAGCCAGCTTTGATAAAGCCAACCGTTCAAGCCTGAACTCTTTCCGTGGCCCTGGCCTGGAAAAAGGTCTCGAGTGGTTAGCTGACATTAAAAAACACTTTAATGTGCCGATCATCACCGATGTGCATGAGCCGTACCAAGCGGCTCCTGTTGCAGAAGTGGCAGACATTATTCAATTGCCAGCTTTCTTAAGCCGTCAGACGGATCTTGTTGAAGCCATGGCAAAAACCGATGCCATCATCAACATCAAAAAAGCACAGTTCCTTGCTCCACATGAAATGCGTCATATTCTGCATAAGTGTCTGGAAGCTGGAAATGACAAGCTGATCATTTGTGAACGCGGTTCGGCATTTGGCTATAACAATCTGGTTGTAGACATGCTGGGCTTCGACATCATGAAAGAGATGAATGTCCCGGTGTTCTTTGATGTGACCCATGCCTTACAAACCCCAGGCGGCCGTGCAGATTCTGCCGGTGGTCGTCGTGCGCAAATTACAACGCTTGCGCGTGCAGGTATGGCAACGGGTCTTGCAGGTTTATTCCTGGAAGCACATCCAGATCCGGAAAAAGCCAAGTGTGATGGTCCATGTGCGCTGCGCATGTCTCAGCTTGAGCCTTTCCTGGCACAGCTAAAAGAATTGGATACCTTGGTTAAAGGTTTCGAAAAGTTAGATACACACTGA
- the eno gene encoding phosphopyruvate hydratase, with translation MSQIVDIRAREILDSRGNPTIEADVILASGVVGRACAPSGASTGSREALELRDGDKARYLGKGVKTAVNNVNTLIRDALVGKSVFEQKDIDNTMIALDGTENKEKLGANATLAVSLAAARAAAEEKKIPLFQYIADLRGQTILTMPVPMMNIINGGSHADNNVDIQEFMIEPVGFTSFSEALRAGAEIFHSLKSVLNKKGLNTAVGDEGGFAPNLRSNEEAITVILEAIGQTGYKAGSDIMLALDCASSEFYKNGQYILAGEGNKAFTSNQFSDYLAGLVNQYPIISIEDGLDESDWEGWSYLTSILGDKIQLVGDDLFVTNPKILQRGINEKVGNSILIKYNQIGTLTETLDAIYLAKENGYSTVISHRSGETEDSTIADLAVGTAAGQIKTGSLCRSDRVAKYNQLLRIEELTNAAYRGKAEFKGLN, from the coding sequence ATGAGCCAAATCGTTGACATTCGTGCACGTGAAATTTTGGACTCTCGTGGTAACCCTACCATCGAAGCAGACGTAATCTTAGCATCTGGCGTAGTTGGCCGTGCATGTGCACCATCTGGTGCTTCAACTGGTTCTCGTGAAGCTTTAGAACTTCGTGATGGCGATAAAGCGCGTTACTTAGGTAAAGGCGTTAAAACTGCGGTAAATAACGTAAATACGTTAATCCGTGACGCTTTGGTCGGTAAATCAGTATTCGAACAAAAAGACATCGATAACACGATGATCGCGCTTGACGGTACTGAAAACAAAGAAAAACTAGGTGCAAACGCAACTTTGGCAGTGTCTTTGGCTGCTGCTCGCGCTGCTGCTGAAGAAAAGAAAATTCCTCTTTTCCAATACATCGCAGATCTTCGCGGTCAAACGATTCTAACCATGCCTGTACCAATGATGAACATCATCAATGGTGGTTCACATGCAGACAACAACGTCGATATTCAAGAATTTATGATTGAGCCAGTAGGCTTCACTTCATTCTCTGAAGCGCTACGTGCCGGTGCTGAAATCTTCCATTCACTTAAATCAGTTTTAAACAAAAAAGGTTTAAACACTGCGGTAGGTGATGAAGGTGGTTTTGCGCCGAACTTACGTTCAAACGAAGAAGCAATCACAGTTATTCTTGAAGCAATTGGTCAAACTGGCTACAAAGCAGGTTCTGACATCATGCTTGCGCTTGACTGTGCATCTTCAGAATTCTACAAAAATGGTCAGTACATTCTTGCTGGCGAAGGCAACAAAGCGTTCACAAGCAACCAGTTCTCTGACTATTTGGCAGGTCTTGTAAACCAGTACCCAATTATCTCGATCGAAGATGGTCTGGACGAATCTGACTGGGAAGGCTGGTCTTACCTGACTTCTATTCTTGGCGACAAGATCCAGTTGGTTGGTGACGACTTGTTCGTAACGAACCCGAAAATTCTGCAACGTGGTATCAACGAAAAAGTGGGTAACTCGATTCTGATCAAATACAACCAGATCGGTACCTTGACTGAAACTTTAGATGCCATCTACCTTGCGAAAGAGAATGGTTACTCTACTGTAATTTCACACCGTTCAGGTGAAACGGAAGATTCAACGATTGCTGATCTTGCAGTAGGTACAGCAGCGGGTCAAATCAAGACGGGTTCACTTTGCCGTTCTGACCGTGTAGCGAAATATAATCAATTACTTCGTATTGAAGAATTGACTAATGCTGCATATCGCGGTAAAGCTGAGTTCAAAGGTTTGAACTAA
- a CDS encoding septum formation initiator family protein — MSMLNVFDSTASKVLLGLAIILIAGFQYLYWFGEGGYHDHQQLTQKIQQQMELNDELKERNRVLAAEVYDLKNGIEAIEEHARLDLGLIKPRETFIQMSTISTQYKPIYLNPNSKVDLRTNESAEAPTTP; from the coding sequence ATGTCAATGTTAAATGTATTCGACTCGACTGCGAGTAAAGTACTGTTGGGCCTTGCGATCATTTTGATCGCAGGGTTTCAATATTTATACTGGTTTGGTGAAGGTGGTTATCATGATCATCAGCAACTGACCCAGAAAATCCAACAACAAATGGAATTGAATGATGAGCTAAAAGAGCGTAATCGCGTTCTGGCAGCAGAAGTTTATGATTTGAAGAATGGTATTGAAGCCATCGAAGAACATGCGCGTTTAGATCTTGGCCTGATTAAGCCACGCGAAACTTTTATTCAAATGAGCACAATCAGTACTCAATATAAACCGATCTATCTTAATCCTAATTCTAAAGTAGACCTGCGAACCAATGAGTCAGCTGAAGCACCAACCACACCCTAA
- the ispD gene encoding 2-C-methyl-D-erythritol 4-phosphate cytidylyltransferase, which yields MSQLKHQPHPKLWVILPAAGSGSRFSKTELKQYQMIQEQTVLEHTVARLNQLPLAGYVLAIGEQDNVAKTLPFSSLEKAHFCQGGAERVNSVLNALNYLSQIASEDDWVLVHDAARPCVSQDCLQQLVNTAITKDRAAILAIPVRDTLKRVMPDSDIQETVDRSMLWQAQTPQMAKLGVLKRAIGQALQDGATITDEASALEHIGEQVSVVQGRSDNIKITYPDDLELAKLILQAQA from the coding sequence ATGAGTCAGCTGAAGCACCAACCACACCCTAAACTTTGGGTCATTCTTCCAGCTGCAGGTTCCGGTAGCCGTTTCTCCAAAACAGAACTGAAACAATATCAGATGATTCAAGAGCAAACTGTTCTTGAACATACGGTGGCTCGTCTCAATCAACTGCCGTTGGCGGGTTATGTCTTGGCGATTGGTGAACAGGACAATGTCGCAAAAACGCTTCCATTTTCCAGCCTGGAGAAAGCCCATTTTTGTCAGGGTGGTGCCGAGCGGGTGAATTCCGTGTTAAATGCACTGAACTATTTATCTCAAATCGCTTCTGAAGATGACTGGGTTCTGGTGCATGATGCGGCACGTCCCTGTGTCAGTCAGGATTGTCTGCAACAGTTGGTCAATACGGCAATTACCAAGGATAGGGCTGCGATTCTGGCGATTCCGGTGCGAGATACCTTGAAACGGGTCATGCCTGATTCCGATATTCAGGAAACAGTAGATCGCTCAATGCTCTGGCAGGCACAAACCCCACAAATGGCCAAGCTAGGTGTATTAAAACGGGCGATTGGGCAGGCTTTGCAAGATGGTGCTACGATTACTGATGAAGCCAGTGCGCTGGAACATATCGGCGAACAGGTGAGTGTAGTACAAGGGCGTTCCGATAATATTAAAATTACCTATCCGGACGATCTGGAACTGGCCAAGCTGATTTTACAGGCTCAGGCTTAA